In the Pseudoalteromonas undina genome, one interval contains:
- a CDS encoding TonB-dependent receptor plug domain-containing protein — MKQFKLNAVVAALALSQFSVSVNAEEQTSSREPEVKVSEELVVYGEIGYRNRSQELAPTLEYSQEYFQRFEPLTAGDALKRVPSVTFLSDVLESDGARMRGLSPAYTKVLINGEEVPGAGADRSFFVDRIPAELIERVEIIRSSSANRSADAIAGTLNIVLRDGYSLDGGYIRAGGLRYDDGELKESFAGVYGTEFAGGRLLVGANLQGRYNPKQKSSRRYGDSPENNPNYATDDFDNREDQSDTRDGDDTSLNASFEKVFDNGGKFDISAMWVDTDRTEDERSFEYDDASATSGSVVEGGNLISDNANVSFIDQTNYNINSGYELPLLGGTSKFKLGYASFEESVYEQEVELDTSELPMVFEEAEETADIDDKEWSLQWQHSLLVGDSKEVQFGAFVQGKERDTAIFVAEDELEKDFTNWEQFSQNPLTLAGFNNEFEPVDGGVNKLEEDRFDLFALIKHEADVFSWEMGVRWESTDSSITDTNEGVTAENDYDFFLPSAHFRYSVSDNGRVSASVARSLRRPDFDYMTPALLEEELADNDFLGNPSLKPESSWGIDLGYEYRLGKSGVVGVNVFYRDVSDLIEIASTGVEGSEGEGTFVLQPQNTGDGTVQGVEFDLSTPLSALNMPNTGIFLNYSWLDSEVEDSFGKRKFNDQSDYVYNVGFIQDLPTLRASFGATYRNQGDAYGRFVGEEVTTSYGADLELFVEKRWDDITLRLVGSNLLDASKDEVFNKFDSLDDQNNRAFDEYELESEEAGPVIQVMLRYAF, encoded by the coding sequence ATGAAACAATTTAAGTTAAATGCTGTTGTAGCGGCATTAGCACTGAGCCAATTTAGTGTAAGCGTGAATGCAGAGGAACAAACATCGTCAAGGGAACCTGAAGTAAAGGTTTCTGAAGAGCTTGTGGTATACGGCGAGATTGGTTATCGCAACCGCTCGCAAGAACTAGCACCCACGCTGGAATACTCACAAGAATACTTTCAACGCTTTGAGCCACTTACCGCCGGTGATGCGCTAAAGCGTGTTCCTAGTGTGACTTTTTTATCTGACGTACTTGAATCAGACGGCGCACGTATGCGCGGCTTGAGCCCGGCTTACACAAAAGTACTTATTAATGGCGAAGAAGTACCGGGTGCCGGTGCTGACCGTTCATTTTTTGTGGACCGTATTCCAGCAGAATTAATTGAGCGTGTAGAAATTATTCGTTCATCTAGTGCCAACCGCTCTGCCGATGCCATAGCAGGCACACTTAATATTGTACTTCGCGATGGCTATAGCTTAGACGGCGGTTATATTCGCGCTGGTGGCTTACGTTACGATGACGGCGAACTAAAAGAAAGCTTTGCGGGCGTTTACGGTACTGAGTTTGCAGGTGGCCGTTTACTAGTAGGTGCCAATTTACAAGGTCGTTATAACCCAAAACAAAAATCAAGCAGACGTTATGGCGATAGCCCTGAAAATAACCCTAATTATGCAACAGACGATTTTGATAACCGTGAAGATCAATCTGATACTCGTGATGGTGATGATACCTCTTTAAATGCCAGCTTTGAAAAGGTGTTTGATAACGGTGGCAAGTTTGATATTAGCGCCATGTGGGTTGATACCGACCGTACCGAAGATGAGCGCTCTTTTGAATACGACGACGCATCTGCAACCTCAGGCTCTGTCGTTGAGGGTGGTAATTTAATCTCAGATAACGCAAACGTTTCGTTTATTGATCAAACCAACTACAACATTAATTCTGGCTATGAATTACCACTACTGGGCGGTACCAGCAAATTTAAGTTAGGTTATGCCAGCTTTGAAGAATCAGTGTATGAGCAAGAGGTTGAACTTGATACGTCAGAGCTCCCAATGGTGTTTGAAGAAGCTGAAGAAACCGCTGATATTGATGATAAAGAGTGGTCATTACAATGGCAGCACAGCTTACTGGTAGGTGACTCGAAAGAAGTTCAGTTTGGTGCTTTTGTGCAAGGCAAAGAACGCGATACCGCCATTTTTGTCGCTGAAGATGAGCTGGAAAAAGACTTTACCAATTGGGAGCAATTCTCTCAGAATCCACTGACTCTTGCCGGTTTTAATAACGAATTTGAACCAGTAGACGGCGGGGTTAATAAACTTGAAGAAGATCGTTTTGATTTATTTGCGCTAATCAAGCACGAAGCGGATGTGTTCTCGTGGGAGATGGGGGTGCGGTGGGAGTCAACTGACTCAAGCATTACCGATACCAATGAAGGCGTTACTGCCGAAAATGATTATGACTTTTTCTTACCGTCGGCTCACTTTCGTTACAGCGTCAGTGATAACGGACGAGTCAGCGCCTCTGTTGCTCGCAGCTTACGTCGCCCTGACTTTGACTACATGACACCCGCCCTACTTGAAGAAGAGCTCGCTGATAATGACTTTTTAGGCAACCCAAGTCTTAAACCAGAATCATCTTGGGGTATCGATTTAGGTTACGAATACCGTTTAGGTAAAAGTGGCGTTGTCGGTGTAAACGTATTTTACCGTGACGTTAGCGACCTTATTGAAATTGCCAGTACCGGTGTTGAAGGCTCAGAAGGCGAAGGCACATTTGTACTGCAACCACAAAATACTGGTGATGGCACAGTACAAGGTGTTGAATTTGATTTATCAACGCCACTGAGCGCCTTGAACATGCCTAATACAGGTATCTTCTTAAATTACTCTTGGCTCGACAGTGAAGTTGAAGACAGTTTTGGCAAGCGCAAATTTAACGACCAGTCTGATTATGTTTATAACGTTGGCTTTATCCAAGATTTACCAACACTACGCGCATCATTTGGGGCAACGTACCGTAATCAAGGTGATGCATACGGGCGCTTCGTGGGTGAAGAAGTAACAACTTCTTACGGAGCTGATTTAGAGCTTTTCGTTGAAAAGCGCTGGGATGACATCACTCTTCGCCTTGTAGGTTCAAACTTACTGGATGCCAGCAAAGACGAAGTTTTCAATAAGTTTGACTCGCTTGATGATCAAAACAATCGTGCCTTTGATGAGTACGAGCTTGAATCGGAAGAAGCAGGCCCTGTGATTCAAGTAATGCTGCGTTACGCATTCTAA
- a CDS encoding metallophosphoesterase codes for MFKLSFIMAAILCSSALSADEPVVYKDALYQQQKIAKLTTLPNSLNFMVIGDWGHNGHFYQKEVAHQLEIAMYQTDADFIVSTGDNFYPNGVASVNDPLWQSAFENIYHGPHTFEDWYVVLGNHDYLGNAQAQIDYTEKSQRWQLPARYYSKTFALENNEQVLMVFLDTNPIQPEYKDRDKYRSTQGQDYKTQLTWLETQLAGSNAKWKIVVGHHPLYSSGKRFGRNQGLRDILEPILERHNVHAYIAGHEHDLQYNQPKNSKVAHFVSGGGSEARFVKQREFTRYAEATPGFLSVSINGETLSVSAINHLGEVRFNTEKHIDK; via the coding sequence ATGTTTAAATTGTCTTTCATAATGGCCGCGATACTGTGCTCATCAGCGCTTAGTGCAGACGAGCCTGTTGTTTATAAAGATGCGCTATACCAACAACAAAAAATAGCTAAGTTAACTACGTTGCCTAATAGCCTTAACTTTATGGTTATTGGTGATTGGGGACACAACGGCCACTTTTACCAAAAAGAAGTCGCTCATCAGCTAGAAATTGCTATGTATCAAACCGATGCCGATTTTATTGTCTCGACCGGCGATAACTTTTACCCAAATGGCGTGGCAAGTGTGAACGATCCTCTTTGGCAATCAGCCTTTGAGAACATATACCATGGCCCGCACACATTTGAAGATTGGTATGTTGTTTTAGGTAATCACGATTACTTGGGTAATGCCCAAGCACAAATTGACTACACCGAAAAAAGTCAACGTTGGCAGTTACCTGCAAGGTACTACAGTAAAACATTTGCGCTTGAAAACAACGAGCAAGTGTTAATGGTGTTTTTAGATACCAACCCAATTCAGCCTGAATATAAAGACCGTGATAAATACCGTTCAACCCAAGGACAAGACTATAAAACCCAACTTACTTGGCTTGAAACCCAACTTGCTGGCAGTAACGCAAAATGGAAAATTGTGGTAGGCCATCACCCGCTTTATTCAAGTGGTAAACGCTTTGGCCGCAACCAAGGGCTTCGCGACATTTTAGAACCTATTTTGGAGCGTCATAATGTGCATGCTTATATCGCAGGGCACGAGCACGACTTGCAATACAATCAACCAAAAAATAGCAAGGTGGCTCACTTTGTCTCTGGTGGTGGCAGCGAAGCGCGGTTTGTAAAACAACGTGAATTTACCCGCTACGCAGAAGCAACACCTGGTTTTTTAAGTGTCTCTATCAATGGCGAAACTCTCAGTGTAAGCGCGATTAATCACCTTGGTGAAGTACGTTTTAACACTGAAAAGCACATAGATAAGTAA